One segment of Brassica napus cultivar Da-Ae chromosome C3, Da-Ae, whole genome shotgun sequence DNA contains the following:
- the LOC125575209 gene encoding galactose mutarotase yields the protein MANKQLSLHVVGLTVLVLLLSCFVNYSVSKQIKTYKLTRGKLSVTFTNYGAVMTSLLLPDRHGKQDDVVLGFDTVDAYKNDTTYFGAIVGRVANRIGGAKFELNGQLYKTDPNEGHNTLHGGTKGFGDVTWSVENYVPTSHITFIYQSFDGEEGFPGNVTVKVTYMLIGENKLALKMEGKPLNKPTPINLALHTYWNLHGHNSGDILSHKIQLLAKKITPVDEELIPTGEITSIEGTPYDFLEPREIGSRIHELPGGYDINYVIDGIVGKHLRKAAVVSEKVTGRKMELWTNQPGVQFYTSNLLTSVVGKGNAVYKKYAGLCLETQGFPDSVNHKNFPSQIVNPGESYLHVMLFRFTAH from the exons ATGGCGAACAAGCAATTGTCTTTGCACGTTGTGGGCCTGACTgtattggtgttgttgttgtcatGTTTTGTTAACTACAGTGTCTCTAAACAGATCAAAACCTATAAGCTCACCAGAGGAAAGTTGTCTGTTACATTCACTAACTATGGCGCTGTTATGACCTCTCTTCTTCTCCCAGACAGacatg GAAAGCAAGATGATGTTGTTCTTGGATTTGATACTGTTGATGCTTACAAG aatGATACAACTTATTTTGGGGCAATCGTGGGAAGAGTCGCTAATAGAATTGGAGGTGCTAAGTTCGAATTAAATGGTCAATTGTACAAGACCGATCCCAACGAAGGCCATAACACCCTTCATG GTGGTACAAAGGGATTCGGCGATGTGACTTGGTCAGTCGAAAACTACGTTCCCACAAGCCACATCACTTTCATATACCAGAGTTTCGACGGTGAAGAGG GTTTCCCCGGGAATGTGACGGTGAAAGTGACGTACATGTTGATCGGAGAAAACAAACTAGCTTTGAAAATGGAAGGAAAGCCACTCAACAAACCCACACCGATCAACTTAGCCCTCCACACATACTGGAACCTCCACGGCCACAACTCCGGCGACATCCTCTCCCACAAAATCCAGCTTCTCGCCAAAAAAATCACTCCGGTCGACGAAGAACTCATCCCCACCGGCGAAATCACCTCAATCGAAGGAACTCCTTACGACTTCCTCGAGCCCCGCGAGATCGGAAGCCGGATCCACGAGTTACCCGGCGGCTACGACATCAACTACGTCATCGACGGGATTGTGGGGAAGCATCTGAGGAAAGCCGCTGTCGTGTCGGAGAAAGTGACCGGGAGGAAGATGGAGCTGTGGACGAACCAGCCAGGTGTTCAGTTCTACACGAGTAATCTGCTGACAAGTGTTGTCGGGAAAGGGAACGCGGTTTATAAGAAGTACGCAGGGTTGTGTCTGGAAACGCAAGGGTTCCCCGATTCCGTGAACCACAAGAATTTTCCGTCGCAGATTGTGAACCCTGGAGAGAGCTACTTGCATGTTATGCTCTTTAGGTTCACTGCTCATTGA